One part of the Entelurus aequoreus isolate RoL-2023_Sb linkage group LG05, RoL_Eaeq_v1.1, whole genome shotgun sequence genome encodes these proteins:
- the LOC133650808 gene encoding uncharacterized protein LOC133650808 isoform X2 gives MVCLKLSSLTRALNSRKRVMEVLPNNMVRLETLDGKPKHMMTPYASLKPLRSRTHPGWPKDSPSAPVLPGDAEMLTSSSEEETECHCFTDHTYAGPTSPWKKELHPDQKQLEIPRQTSGNDCGVFMLMYSLWLCTDTTFHYSVLDMQSIRRWWCVLLMERFGIEGWRLVQGVPCLPPECS, from the exons ATGGTTTGCCTGAAGTTATCCTCACTAACCAGGgcactgaattcaagaaagag AGTTATGGAGGTTCTTCCAAACAATATGGTTAGGCTGGAGACCCTGGATGGAAAGCCCAAGCATATGATGACCCCGTATGCATCACTGAAACCTCTGCGCTCGA GGACTCACCCTGGCTGGCCAAAGGATTCCCCTTCAGCCCCTGTGCTTCCAGGAGATGCTGAAATGCTGACTTCATCATCGGAGGAGGAAACTGAG TGTCATTGTTTCACGGACCATACATATGCTGGCCCCACATCACCCTGGAAAAAGGAGCTGCACCCCGACCAGAAACAACTG GAGATCCCACGCCAGACCTCGGGGAATGACTGTGGTGTTTTCATGCTCATG tactccctctggctctgtacggacactacttttcactacagtgtg ctggacatgcagtcaatccggcgttggtggtgtgtccttctaatggagcgctttggcattgaagg gtggcgacttgtccagggtgtaccctgccttccgcccgaatgcagctga
- the LOC133650808 gene encoding uncharacterized protein LOC133650808 isoform X3 yields the protein MVCLKLSSLTRALNSRKRVMEVLPNNMVRLETLDGKPKHMMTPYASLKPLRSRTHPGWPKDSPSAPVLPGDAEMLTSSSEEETECHCFTDHTYAGPTSPWKKELHPDQKQLEIPRQTSGNDCGVFMLMYSLWLCTDTTFHYSVLDMQSIRRWWCVLLMERFGIEG from the exons ATGGTTTGCCTGAAGTTATCCTCACTAACCAGGgcactgaattcaagaaagag AGTTATGGAGGTTCTTCCAAACAATATGGTTAGGCTGGAGACCCTGGATGGAAAGCCCAAGCATATGATGACCCCGTATGCATCACTGAAACCTCTGCGCTCGA GGACTCACCCTGGCTGGCCAAAGGATTCCCCTTCAGCCCCTGTGCTTCCAGGAGATGCTGAAATGCTGACTTCATCATCGGAGGAGGAAACTGAG TGTCATTGTTTCACGGACCATACATATGCTGGCCCCACATCACCCTGGAAAAAGGAGCTGCACCCCGACCAGAAACAACTG GAGATCCCACGCCAGACCTCGGGGAATGACTGTGGTGTTTTCATGCTCATG tactccctctggctctgtacggacactacttttcactacagtgtg ctggacatgcagtcaatccggcgttggtggtgtgtccttctaatggagcgctttggcattgaagggtag
- the LOC133650808 gene encoding uncharacterized protein LOC133650808 isoform X1: MVCLKLSSLTRALNSRKRVMEVLPNNMVRLETLDGKPKHMMTPYASLKPLRSRTHPGWPKDSPSAPVLPGDAEMLTSSSEEETECHCFTDHTYAGPTSPWKKELHPDQKQLLEYVLACDRPAMELIVKEGGVCLTREEFWSLGLSRDMDSTGKDVFIANMYIVPTWKHKDVDPMSSLPRDAHLKDALLFPAWSKHNGPEHYLREHCAAHRPRKLE; this comes from the exons ATGGTTTGCCTGAAGTTATCCTCACTAACCAGGgcactgaattcaagaaagag AGTTATGGAGGTTCTTCCAAACAATATGGTTAGGCTGGAGACCCTGGATGGAAAGCCCAAGCATATGATGACCCCGTATGCATCACTGAAACCTCTGCGCTCGA GGACTCACCCTGGCTGGCCAAAGGATTCCCCTTCAGCCCCTGTGCTTCCAGGAGATGCTGAAATGCTGACTTCATCATCGGAGGAGGAAACTGAG TGTCATTGTTTCACGGACCATACATATGCTGGCCCCACATCACCCTGGAAAAAGGAGCTGCACCCCGACCAGAAACAACTG CTCGAGTATGTTTTGGCCTGCGATCGTCCAGCTATGGAACTGATCGTTAAAGAGGGAGGGGTGTGTTTAACCCGAGAAGAGTTTTGGTCTCTCGGGTTGTCCAGAGACATGGACTCCACG GGCAAAGATGTCTTCATTGCCAACATGTATATTGTACCAACGTGGAAGCACAAAGACGTCGATCCAATGTCAAGCCTTCCA AGGGATGCACATCTAAAGGATGCACTCCTCTTCCCAGCGTGGAGCAAGCACAACGGGCCAGAGCATTACCTTCGT GAGCATTGCGCAGCACATCGTCCCAGGAAGCTGGAGTGA
- the LOC133650808 gene encoding uncharacterized protein LOC133650808 isoform X4: protein MVCLKLSSLTRALNSRKRVMEVLPNNMVRLETLDGKPKHMMTPYASLKPLRSRTHPGWPKDSPSAPVLPGDAEMLTSSSEEETECHCFTDHTYAGPTSPWKKELHPDQKQLEIPRQTSGNDCGVFMLMYSLWLCTDTTFHYSVLDMQSIRRCNCLR, encoded by the exons ATGGTTTGCCTGAAGTTATCCTCACTAACCAGGgcactgaattcaagaaagag AGTTATGGAGGTTCTTCCAAACAATATGGTTAGGCTGGAGACCCTGGATGGAAAGCCCAAGCATATGATGACCCCGTATGCATCACTGAAACCTCTGCGCTCGA GGACTCACCCTGGCTGGCCAAAGGATTCCCCTTCAGCCCCTGTGCTTCCAGGAGATGCTGAAATGCTGACTTCATCATCGGAGGAGGAAACTGAG TGTCATTGTTTCACGGACCATACATATGCTGGCCCCACATCACCCTGGAAAAAGGAGCTGCACCCCGACCAGAAACAACTG GAGATCCCACGCCAGACCTCGGGGAATGACTGTGGTGTTTTCATGCTCATG tactccctctggctctgtacggacactacttttcactacagtgtg ctggacatgcagtcaatccggcgttg taactgcctgcgatga